A section of the Trichomycterus rosablanca isolate fTriRos1 chromosome 6, fTriRos1.hap1, whole genome shotgun sequence genome encodes:
- the LOC134316364 gene encoding uncharacterized protein LOC134316364 isoform X1 gives MKFWCFRAPADDNEPRRVTPKPEEKKKNKWWQIRKKKEKQEVCTPADDDELCRVTPKPEEKKKKWWQIRKKKEKQEQMNVEENEMMENEGNEGTSAQVLQEQVQEMKEKVVLVNQVQELEDQVSLENQVQELKVAAQNQVSTSEKQNLDEQNLEKRNLDEQNMVEQNLEEKNPYEQNLKEQNMVTEGIEAGPLQAVVLENVFRFSCNEVDQQLQDVQKDHMGEHMRLMETTMENQGVSVPAVAPEPLVSMLKLKRTSPWSVRLIPAVPSSKYVSSALLCSAALWLPADRPGDHLENLEKMKLRTTKRHDDHQTQTFPSLK, from the exons ATGAAGTTCTGGTGTTTTAGAGCCCCGGCTGATGATAATGAGCCGCGCAGGGTCACACCCAAACCtgaggagaagaagaagaacaaatGGTGGCAGATACGCAAAAAGAAAGAGAAGCAGGAGGTTTG CACCCCGGCGGATGATGATGAGCTGTGCAGGGTCACACCCAAACCtgaggagaagaagaagaaatggtGGCAGATACGCAAAAAGAAGGAGAAGCAGGAGCAGATGAATGTGGAGGAAAATGAGATGATGGAAAATGAGGGGAATGAAGGGACAAGTGCACAGGTTCTGCAGGAGCAGGTCCAGGAAATGAAGGAGAAGGTGGTTCTGGTGAACCAAGTCCAGGAACTGGAAGACCAGGTAAGTCTGGAGAACCAAGTCCAGGAACTAAAGGTTGCAGCACAGAACCAGGTAAGCACCTCTGAGAAGCAGAACCTGGATGAGCAGAACTTGGAAAAGAGAAACCTAGATGAACAGAACATGGTGGAGCAGAACCTTGAGGAAAAGAACCCGTATGAGCAGAACCTTAAGGAGCAGAACATGGTTACAGAAGGGATTGAAG CAGGTCCCCTTCAGGCTGTTGTTCTGGAGAACGTTTTCAGGTTCTCATGTAATGAAGTGGACCAGCAGCTGCAGGATGTCCAAAAAGATCACATGGGAGAGCATATGAGACTGATGGAGACTACGATGGAAAATCAGG GCGTGTCCGTGCCCGCCGTCGCCCCTGAGCCTCTGGTGTCAATGCTGAAGCTGAAGAGAACGAGCCCGTGGAGCGTCCGCCTTATACCAGCAGTACCGTCCTCAAAATACGTGTCATCGGCTCTGCTGTGTTCTGCAGCGCTGTGGCTTCCTGCAGACCGTCCTGGTGATCATCTGGAGAACCTGGAGAAGATGAAATTAAGAACCACCAAACGACACGACGACCATCAAACACAAACTTTTccatcattaaaataa
- the LOC134316364 gene encoding uncharacterized protein LOC134316364 isoform X2, which produces MKFWCFRAPADDNEPRRVTPKPEEKKKNKWWQIRKKKEKQEVCTPADDDELCRVTPKPEEKKKKWWQIRKKKEKQEQMNVEENEMMENEGNEGTSAQVLQEQVQEMKEKVVLVNQVQELEDQVSLENQVQELKVAAQNQVSTSEKQNLDEQNLEKRNLDEQNMVEQNLEEKNPYEQNLKEQNMVTEGIEGPLQAVVLENVFRFSCNEVDQQLQDVQKDHMGEHMRLMETTMENQGVSVPAVAPEPLVSMLKLKRTSPWSVRLIPAVPSSKYVSSALLCSAALWLPADRPGDHLENLEKMKLRTTKRHDDHQTQTFPSLK; this is translated from the exons ATGAAGTTCTGGTGTTTTAGAGCCCCGGCTGATGATAATGAGCCGCGCAGGGTCACACCCAAACCtgaggagaagaagaagaacaaatGGTGGCAGATACGCAAAAAGAAAGAGAAGCAGGAGGTTTG CACCCCGGCGGATGATGATGAGCTGTGCAGGGTCACACCCAAACCtgaggagaagaagaagaaatggtGGCAGATACGCAAAAAGAAGGAGAAGCAGGAGCAGATGAATGTGGAGGAAAATGAGATGATGGAAAATGAGGGGAATGAAGGGACAAGTGCACAGGTTCTGCAGGAGCAGGTCCAGGAAATGAAGGAGAAGGTGGTTCTGGTGAACCAAGTCCAGGAACTGGAAGACCAGGTAAGTCTGGAGAACCAAGTCCAGGAACTAAAGGTTGCAGCACAGAACCAGGTAAGCACCTCTGAGAAGCAGAACCTGGATGAGCAGAACTTGGAAAAGAGAAACCTAGATGAACAGAACATGGTGGAGCAGAACCTTGAGGAAAAGAACCCGTATGAGCAGAACCTTAAGGAGCAGAACATGGTTACAGAAGGGATTGAAG GTCCCCTTCAGGCTGTTGTTCTGGAGAACGTTTTCAGGTTCTCATGTAATGAAGTGGACCAGCAGCTGCAGGATGTCCAAAAAGATCACATGGGAGAGCATATGAGACTGATGGAGACTACGATGGAAAATCAGG GCGTGTCCGTGCCCGCCGTCGCCCCTGAGCCTCTGGTGTCAATGCTGAAGCTGAAGAGAACGAGCCCGTGGAGCGTCCGCCTTATACCAGCAGTACCGTCCTCAAAATACGTGTCATCGGCTCTGCTGTGTTCTGCAGCGCTGTGGCTTCCTGCAGACCGTCCTGGTGATCATCTGGAGAACCTGGAGAAGATGAAATTAAGAACCACCAAACGACACGACGACCATCAAACACAAACTTTTccatcattaaaataa